The Nerophis lumbriciformis linkage group LG09, RoL_Nlum_v2.1, whole genome shotgun sequence nucleotide sequence tttttagtaaaagttcctatatttaaaaaacaatcttCCAGTAATTGAGTCTGTCAGTACAAGTACAAATACTATTGTCTTGAAATGTATGCATTTTCCACATCCAGTGTCATCTTTTGTGCAGTTTCTTAGTTCAGCCAGCAGCATATCATTCATTGTCTTGACTAACTGGGGTTATTTAGCCACAGTTACATCATAATAAAAGTACTATAAcaaaataccatccatccattttctactgcttgtccctctcgggacaTAGCGGTATGCATATTTCACATCCAGTGTTATTTTTTGTGCAGTTTCTTAGTTCAGCCAGCACCGTATCATGCATTGTTTTGACTAAAGAATCTTATTTAACTCACAGCTACAGCATGAaaaaagtacaacaacaaaagACCATTACTTTTAAACAAACGTATATGCATAATCCACATTCAGTGTCATCTATTGTGCAGTGTCTTAGTTCAgccagcagcatatcatgcattgtcttgaCTAAAGGATCTTATTTAACTAGCATGTAGATCACAACACAACTACTATAACAAAGTGCCATTATTTGTGTACGGATTTATGCACATTCCACATCCAGTGTCATCTGTTGTGATATTCCACAGTTCAgccagcagcatatcatgcactgtcctgACTAAAGAAACCATTTTGACTCACAGCAACATCATACTACAACTATTATAATCCCGCCATTTTTCCACCAAATTTGTAAATTGCAGGTCCTTTGTCGTCTATGTTCTTCCCGAGTTCATCCAGcaacatatcatgcactgtctcaaCTAAATCCAGCACGCACTGCGTTCCGTTTGCTCGACCTGCAGGTGACCATCTTGATCATCCTGGCCTTGGCCTTCCTCGCCTGTATTGTGTTCCTGGTGGTTTACAAAGCCTTCACCTACGACCACGCCTGCCCAGATGGATTCCTCTATAAGGTAGACAATACTTTGTCTTTGCACAGTACGTCAGGCTTAATGTCTTTCTTAATATACCTCGCTGACACTATTAGCATTCTCCTGTGCACTGAAGTTAACTTAACTTGTACTACGTAAATCTATTTTGGACCTCTGCAGGGACACTTTACACAGCTATCACGATCGCTACTTGTGTTATGACAAACCCATGCAAGAAATACTGCTCAAGTGTAGTACTTATAAGTACTATGCAACATCAATAAGATGCATGTAAACAATCACTGTATAATTGTATTTGTCTGCTATATAGTAATACACGCTTTGTGGTGCTCATTCCCTCTCAAATCCTATTAGAACACTGATGTGTTGGTGCTATAGAAACTCGTGTAATGCCACTGTGGAAACCCTACTATTACTAATGGGATTTTTTTAAAGTCACaagtattattaaaaaatatgtttcaatACAAATTTAATATTaggaaaaaaaactgttttataagaattaagtcaaacattttcaaacaaaaaacataatttaaaaaataaattttgtaagaaTTTAGTctgcattttaaaaataatacaagaaaaaaattatCTTCAGAATTTTACACAACTAAATTCATATTACAAGATAAAAACATCTGAATCTTATGAGAATTGTCACAATTttgctagtatatatatatttttaaatatacaagtaaaaaaaacttcaTTGTATGAATTGTatgttattttataacatgtcCTACATTATTTGTAACATTTATTATATGTTTTAgtaaacattttagttttttgtaaaagatccattttattttttgtaaaagttacttttttattttttgtgaaagTTCCTTTTTATTGTATGTAAAGTTCTTATCATATcctattcttttttttaagttatttatttttaaaaagttcttatatttttgtaaaaaaacaacaactatatttttgtgtaaaaatgaccatgtttgtaaatgttttttgtaaaaaaataaaataaacaaaaaaatatatatatgtttttgtaaaaaaataagattttgtttcgtaaaaaattatgtattttttggaaaaattcctattattttttgttaaagttgcTTTAATTTGGAATAGCTTATTTGTTTATTATAGCCAGTTATGTAATTTTTAGTAAAAGTTcctatattttttgtaaaattttccaGTAATTGAGTCTGTCAGTACAAGTACAAATATTATTGTCTTGAAATGTATGCATTTTCCACATCCAGTGTCATCTTTTGTGCAGTTTCTTGGTTCAGCCAGCAGCATGTATGTTATTAGAATTCATTCAAAAATTCTATAATACATTGTATCAAATTTAAAAGGTTGTACTTTTGCAAGAATAGATTTTTACAAGTTCACAGGCAAACGTGTATTAATAATTCAACTctaacaaagtcaacattttagtaAATGTTAACATTATGAGgcaaatatattttctttgtaATAAAGATGTGATAatataagaaaaataattttgcttacaagaaaagaaaaaaaatggttgtgCAGGTGTTTCTAGTAAAACGACAGTTAACGTTGCCAATATTTCCCGGCTAATGTTTCATTGTTTGTTTGTCAGCACAAGCGTTGCATCCCCGCCTCGCTGGAGGCGTACTACGCCGCGCAGGACGCCAACTCCAGGGGGCGCTTCTACACGGTGATCAGCCATTACAGCATGGCCAAGCAGACCACCTCGCACTCTCTCTCACCCTGGCTGCCTGGCGGGGCTGGGGGGCAGCCGCACGACACCAAACCCCCGAGCGGTGAGGGTCactgaacgcacacacacacacacacacacacacacacacacacacacacacacacacacacacacacacacacacacacacacacgcgcggatAGAGTGTCATTAGGGCCTTTAGAGTGCATGCAGACATTAAACCATTGACTGTTGCAATgattttgtcattgttgttaaaacttacttatacacacacacaattactcCATGCagttaaattattataatttattgacTGTCAAtgacttttttttacagtagTGTGTGGATGTTTTGTATGTGTGTCAATCACTCAACTCCTCCTGTACTGTAAACTCCACACtatttgtatgtacagtattatATACGCTGAACttcatatatacacattgatGACGAGCCATGTCCTTTACTGCCTCTGCTGTCCAAAGTGTGCAACTGCAGGCATGATCCCCTTAACTAAAACATTGCCTAAAAGTGAGCTTTTTCTCCTGTTTCTACATCTTCGAAGAAATGTGCTTGCTTTTTTCTCCCCCGTCGCAATAGTGTCGATTGTTTATTTGTCAATTCTAAATATACTTACCGTATAACTTTTCTGAGCGAGCAAAAAGAATTGCAACTTTTTCCTGTGTTTCATACGTTTATGTGCAGGCTTTGTTTGACCGCAGCGTCAAGagtgcttttttttatcagccgtTGTGATGTTGTCTGTTCATACAGTAATGTAGCGACACTGTAATTATGAACCCCTGTGCAACCCTCCACCTCTTCTcttggttcaaataaaaaaataaaacacaagaaGTCTGTTATTGTACCAAAATACAACTTATTCTATTGTTTTAAGAATTAATTTGtcataaaagaaaaacaatttgacaacaaatttccaaaattagagatgtccgataatatcggccgataaatgcgttaaaatgtaatatcggaaattatcggtatcgttttttttttattatcggtatcgttttttgttgttgttttttttaaattaaatcaacataaaaaacacaagatacacttaaaattagtgcaccaacccaaaaaaaccttcctctccaatttacactcattcccacaaaagggttgtttctttctgttattaatattctggttcctacattatatatcaatatatatcaatacagtctgcaagggatacagtccgtaagcacacatgattgtgcgtgctgctggtccactaatagtactaacctttaacagttaatttcaataattttcattaattactagtttcaatgtaactgtttttatattgttttactttctttttattcaagaaaatgtttttagtttatttatcttattttattttatacattttttttaaaagtaccttatcttcaccatacctggttgtccaaattaggcataataatgtgttaattccatgactgtatatatcggttgatatcggtatcggtaattaaagagttggacaatatcggatatcggcaaaaagccattatcggacatccctatccaaAATGTATATTGACATATTGTGAAGTCAACACATCTTGTGTTATTTTGATCTCAGTGTTCTGTAATTGTCACCATGAAAGTGGGCCATGAGATAATCCTTGCAGGGTCACATGACCTACAGTATGtcatcattttaaaatgtatgttattttatttttttagctaagACAACAAAGACTGACctccaaacagaaaaaaaaactgttacttaAACCTCAACGGGTGGTACTTGAAACAGGATATGTATGTCATGACTTAATAGTCCACCGTCATTGGTGATGCAACATTACCATGGTAACCACGAGGATGCTACTGACCTCATTACTTACATGCCAGGGTTCTAACGCGACGCATGGTTAGAAGGAGGACAGACTCAATTACTGGAGCATTTTACAAACAATATAGGAACTTGTACTAAACATTACATAACTTGCTACAATAAATGAAGGGGCTATTACAAAATAAAgcaactttaacaaaaaatataggaatttttccccaaaatatatacttttttaccaaaaaaatataatttttagacaaaaatatagagtttgtttgtttattttcttttttttttttttttttacaaaaaacattacaaacatggtaatttttacacaaaaatatagtatttgtttttacaaaaatttaagaactttttaaaattaaataccTTTAAAAAGGTAAgaactttacaaaaaataaaaaataaatttgacaAAAAACATGAACTTTCACAAAAACTTATAAGAAATGTTACAGATAATTTAGGAAATGTCATTCAAATAAAATATAGGAACttctacaaaaacaaatgattttttttgttcagttgGAGGggataaaacaac carries:
- the nsg2 gene encoding neuronal vesicle trafficking-associated protein 2, coding for MVKLGSNLQDKGAKVVSVEDGFQNVPLITPLDVGSLQSQTPDKVVVKTRTEYQTEKKRLKVPKVDEFTISFTDGVSERLKVTILIILALAFLACIVFLVVYKAFTYDHACPDGFLYKHKRCIPASLEAYYAAQDANSRGRFYTVISHYSMAKQTTSHSLSPWLPGGAGGQPHDTKPPSGEGH